In the genome of Streptomyces racemochromogenes, one region contains:
- a CDS encoding peptidase M50, whose product MTAPPEMLGHRPALRAGVLLSPPLLNGAAVVHLVKDPVSGAAFEIGPKEYFLVSRLDGSRSLAEIGEAYGRAFGRRLGERNWQQLLGLLGTRRLLAGGPAPQAQAGPGPQRTGTLLRGTLRLVADADATTARLHRVLRPVLRPAVLGGLLLVLLAMEGWLAASAGILSGDLWWLLGRPAPLLAVASLLWLSTALHEFAHGIAARHVGGTVGEIGLRWRLPMVIMYCRVDNYRYLPRRRDQLAVAGAGAFANLLFLLPFCAWWAALPAGDPTRRVLGALLLLGSAQALVNLVPLPPLDGYTLLGHALRVTRLAPASSAYLRLRMRDKAAAAAYPVRARRLYLGYGIGSAVLVLLLAAGLAAAVVLTV is encoded by the coding sequence GTGACCGCGCCCCCGGAGATGCTCGGCCACCGGCCCGCCCTGCGGGCCGGGGTCCTGCTGTCGCCGCCGCTGCTGAACGGCGCGGCCGTGGTGCACCTGGTCAAGGACCCGGTGTCCGGGGCGGCGTTCGAGATCGGGCCGAAGGAGTACTTCCTCGTGTCGCGGCTCGACGGCTCGCGCAGCCTGGCGGAGATCGGCGAGGCGTACGGGCGTGCCTTCGGGCGGCGGCTGGGCGAGCGGAACTGGCAGCAGCTGCTCGGGCTGCTCGGCACCCGGCGGCTGCTGGCCGGCGGCCCGGCTCCGCAGGCGCAGGCCGGCCCCGGGCCGCAGCGGACCGGGACCCTGCTGCGCGGCACCCTGCGGCTGGTCGCGGACGCCGACGCCACGACGGCCCGGCTGCACCGCGTCCTGCGGCCGGTGCTGCGGCCGGCGGTGCTGGGCGGGCTGCTGCTGGTCCTCCTGGCGATGGAGGGGTGGCTGGCGGCTTCGGCGGGCATCCTGTCCGGCGACCTGTGGTGGCTGCTGGGGCGTCCGGCGCCGCTGCTGGCCGTGGCCTCGCTGCTGTGGCTGAGCACGGCCCTGCACGAGTTCGCCCACGGGATAGCGGCCCGGCACGTCGGCGGCACCGTCGGGGAGATCGGGCTGCGCTGGCGGCTGCCGATGGTGATCATGTACTGCCGGGTCGACAACTACCGCTACCTGCCGCGCCGCCGCGACCAGCTGGCCGTGGCCGGCGCGGGCGCCTTCGCCAACCTGCTGTTCCTGCTGCCGTTCTGCGCCTGGTGGGCGGCGCTCCCCGCGGGCGACCCCACCCGCCGGGTGCTCGGCGCGCTGCTGCTCCTCGGCAGCGCGCAGGCCCTGGTCAACCTCGTCCCGCTGCCGCCGCTCGACGGCTACACCCTGCTCGGGCACGCGCTGCGCGTGACCCGGCTGGCGCCCGCCAGCTCGGCGTACCTGCGGCTGCGGATGCGGGACAAGGCCGCCGCGGCCGCCTACCCGGTACGGGCCCGGCGGCTGTACCTCGGTTACGGGATCGGCTCGGCCGTGCTGGTCCTGCTGCTGGCCGCGGGGCTCGCGGCCGCCGTCGTACTCACCGTCTGA
- a CDS encoding ABC transporter ATP-binding protein: MTTDRTPPPDAPVAVAVREVRKRYGDRQAVDGLSLDVRRGEFFGLLGPNGAGKTTFIEIVEGLRQADSGTVEVLGHAPWPRNTALLPRIGVQTQASAFFVRQTAREHLVTVAGLYRKDAAAADRSLALVGLTEQRDVLVENLSGGQRQRLAIASALVHDPELIFLDEPTAALDPQARRDLWQVLRALKGEGRTIVYTTHHLDEAEALCDRVAILVGGRIAALDSPHRLITSAGARTRLLVPEGRITPADAAVLDGVDRVGEQGGSLVLETSVPGKVLQAVDALTGLDGVITRTATLEDVYLELTGNAAAGGSSPAAGGSPAEGSPAEGTPAHTLESRA, encoded by the coding sequence ATGACAACTGACCGCACTCCGCCGCCCGACGCGCCCGTCGCCGTCGCCGTCCGGGAGGTCCGCAAGCGCTACGGGGACCGCCAGGCCGTGGACGGGCTCTCCCTCGACGTGCGCCGCGGCGAGTTCTTCGGACTCCTCGGCCCCAACGGGGCGGGCAAGACCACCTTCATCGAGATCGTCGAGGGCCTGCGCCAGGCCGACTCGGGCACCGTCGAGGTCCTCGGGCACGCCCCCTGGCCGCGCAACACGGCGCTGCTGCCCCGGATCGGCGTCCAGACCCAGGCCTCGGCGTTCTTCGTCCGGCAGACCGCGCGCGAGCACCTCGTCACCGTCGCCGGGCTGTACCGCAAGGACGCGGCCGCCGCGGACCGCTCGCTGGCGCTGGTCGGGCTGACCGAGCAGCGCGACGTGCTCGTGGAGAACCTGTCCGGGGGCCAGCGGCAGCGGCTCGCCATCGCCTCCGCGCTGGTCCACGACCCCGAGCTGATCTTCCTCGACGAGCCGACCGCCGCGCTGGACCCGCAGGCCCGCCGGGACCTGTGGCAGGTGCTGCGCGCCCTGAAGGGCGAGGGCCGCACCATCGTCTACACCACCCACCACCTCGACGAGGCGGAGGCCCTGTGCGACCGGGTGGCCATCCTCGTCGGCGGCCGGATCGCCGCGCTGGACTCCCCGCACCGGCTGATCACCTCCGCCGGGGCCCGGACCCGGCTGCTGGTCCCCGAGGGACGGATCACACCGGCCGATGCCGCCGTGCTGGACGGCGTGGACCGGGTCGGCGAGCAGGGCGGCTCGCTGGTGCTGGAGACGTCGGTCCCCGGCAAGGTGCTCCAGGCCGTCGACGCGCTCACCGGGCTCGACGGGGTGATCACCCGTACGGCCACCCTGGAGGACGTCTACCTGGAGCTGACCGGCAACGCCGCGGCCGGCGGCTCCTCCCCCGCCGCAGGCGGCTCCCCCGCCGAGGGCTCCCCCGCCGAGGGCACGCCCGCACACACCCTGGAGTCCCGCGCATGA
- a CDS encoding ABC transporter permease — protein MSAYTALTAAGYRAQVRDKATLFFTFAFPLLFLVVFGLIFSGQDVEQSGRPYISYIAPGVMSWGVANAAVFGIAFTLMQWRRDDLLRLIRLSPTPLTTVLASRYVLALVVGVVQAAVFVAVAMLPGFGLELDGRWPLVLPALVLGITAFMAIGVIVGNYARTPEAVAAIANCMMVPMAFLSGSFLPLDMMPSWLRTVSRVLPLRYLNDAASGALTGTGSLASIGIGCAALAGFALLFGAIGLKTFRWSDQS, from the coding sequence ATGAGCGCCTACACGGCACTGACCGCAGCCGGCTACCGGGCCCAGGTCCGGGACAAGGCCACCCTGTTCTTCACCTTCGCCTTCCCGCTGCTGTTCCTCGTCGTCTTCGGCCTGATCTTCAGCGGGCAGGACGTGGAGCAGAGCGGCCGCCCGTACATCTCGTACATCGCGCCCGGCGTGATGTCCTGGGGCGTCGCCAACGCCGCCGTGTTCGGAATCGCGTTCACGCTGATGCAGTGGCGCCGCGACGACCTGCTGCGGCTGATCCGGCTCAGCCCGACGCCGCTGACGACGGTGCTGGCCTCCCGCTACGTACTGGCGCTGGTGGTCGGCGTGGTGCAGGCCGCGGTGTTCGTCGCGGTCGCCATGCTGCCCGGCTTCGGGCTGGAACTGGACGGGCGGTGGCCGCTGGTGCTGCCCGCGCTGGTCCTCGGCATCACCGCCTTCATGGCCATCGGGGTGATCGTCGGCAACTACGCGCGGACTCCCGAGGCCGTCGCCGCCATCGCCAACTGCATGATGGTGCCGATGGCGTTCCTGTCGGGCTCCTTCCTGCCGCTCGACATGATGCCGTCCTGGCTGCGCACGGTCTCGCGGGTGCTGCCGCTGCGCTACCTCAACGACGCCGCCTCCGGGGCCCTCACCGGCACCGGCTCCCTCGCCTCGATCGGGATCGGCTGCGCGGCGCTGGCCGGCTTCGCCCTCCTGTTCGGCGCGATCGGGCTGAAGACCTTCCGCTGGAGCGACCAGTCATGA
- a CDS encoding TOMM precursor leader peptide-binding protein, whose translation MTGTATETVRAAAAPDGTALEEARRRLERALASAAAPGAAAPYVVTLGVHDALGPRTGDPFAGVRPAATVHLGAQAVLVGPWGGDGTAPACGQCLAMRWQRLRSRSERDALETGTGPRTPVSARWPRLSPYVRDAVVALHAAVAGGEARAPGAVAADRALPQVSRLDLETLQVRTYPLAADPLCPDCGPRAAAAPAPFTPASRPKPDPDAQRLRKASSYPVPREALANPVTGVLGGGTWINVTSPTTAPVAGSVFMRGYAGLTDVTWSGQANSFSASRDLAFLEGLERYAGTHRRTGTEALTASYAELGDRALDPAECGFYPPETYRDDPLVSPFDPERPIPWVYGHSLRDDRPVLVPARLAYYSAGLAADNFVFECSNGCAIGGCPEEALLGALLELIERDAFLLAWYGGQRLTEIDLDSVPGPAVRMMVDRAALQGYDVHAFDNRIDLAVPVVTGLAVRRDGGPGLYSFGAGAALDPASAVEAALSEVLTYIPHLPRQVAERRGELEAMSRDFRKVLHLKDHAQLYGLPAMAPHVRGYREPLGVRSMAELYAGWESGGRPRTGDLRDDLLLCVRELTDAGHDVVVVDQTTPEQRRMGLSTVCAVVPGLLPIDFGWSRQRAPYMPRLRTAAMRAGLRDAPLTDAEVRLVPHPFP comes from the coding sequence ATGACCGGCACCGCGACGGAGACCGTACGGGCGGCCGCGGCCCCCGACGGCACCGCGCTGGAGGAGGCCCGCCGCCGGCTGGAGCGGGCCCTGGCCTCTGCCGCCGCCCCGGGCGCGGCGGCGCCGTACGTGGTCACGCTCGGGGTGCACGACGCCCTCGGGCCGCGTACCGGCGACCCGTTCGCCGGGGTCCGCCCGGCCGCCACCGTCCACCTGGGCGCGCAGGCGGTGCTGGTGGGGCCCTGGGGCGGGGACGGCACCGCCCCCGCCTGCGGGCAGTGCCTGGCGATGCGCTGGCAGCGGCTGCGCAGCAGGAGCGAACGGGACGCGCTGGAGACCGGGACCGGGCCGCGCACCCCCGTCTCGGCCCGGTGGCCGCGGCTGTCGCCGTACGTACGGGACGCGGTCGTGGCGCTGCACGCCGCCGTGGCGGGCGGCGAGGCGCGGGCCCCGGGCGCGGTGGCTGCCGACCGGGCGCTGCCCCAGGTGTCCCGGCTGGACCTGGAGACCCTCCAGGTGCGCACGTACCCGCTGGCCGCCGACCCGCTGTGCCCCGACTGCGGGCCGCGCGCCGCCGCCGCGCCGGCTCCCTTCACTCCCGCGTCCCGGCCCAAGCCGGACCCGGACGCGCAGCGGCTGCGGAAGGCGTCCTCGTACCCGGTGCCGCGGGAGGCGCTGGCCAATCCGGTGACCGGGGTGCTGGGCGGGGGCACGTGGATCAACGTGACCTCGCCGACCACCGCCCCAGTCGCGGGCAGCGTCTTCATGCGCGGCTACGCGGGGCTGACGGACGTCACCTGGAGCGGGCAGGCCAACAGCTTCTCCGCCAGCCGGGACCTGGCGTTCCTGGAGGGGCTGGAGCGGTACGCGGGCACCCACCGGCGCACCGGCACGGAGGCGCTCACCGCCTCGTACGCGGAGCTGGGCGACCGGGCCCTGGACCCGGCGGAGTGCGGGTTCTATCCGCCGGAGACCTACCGGGACGACCCGCTGGTGTCGCCCTTCGACCCGGAGCGGCCCATCCCCTGGGTGTACGGGCACTCGCTGCGCGACGACCGGCCGGTGCTGGTGCCGGCCCGGCTGGCGTACTACAGCGCGGGCCTGGCCGCCGACAACTTCGTCTTCGAGTGCTCCAACGGCTGCGCCATCGGCGGCTGCCCGGAGGAGGCACTGCTCGGGGCGCTGCTCGAGCTGATCGAGCGGGACGCGTTCCTGCTCGCCTGGTACGGGGGGCAGCGGCTGACGGAGATCGACCTGGACTCGGTACCGGGTCCGGCGGTGCGGATGATGGTGGACCGGGCGGCGTTGCAGGGGTACGACGTGCACGCCTTCGACAACCGGATCGACCTGGCGGTGCCGGTGGTGACGGGGCTGGCCGTGCGCCGGGACGGCGGGCCGGGGCTGTACTCGTTCGGCGCGGGCGCGGCGCTGGATCCGGCGTCGGCGGTGGAGGCGGCGCTGTCGGAGGTGCTCACCTACATCCCGCACCTGCCCCGGCAGGTGGCCGAGCGGCGCGGCGAACTGGAGGCGATGAGCCGGGACTTCCGCAAGGTGCTGCACCTGAAGGACCACGCCCAGCTGTACGGGCTGCCGGCGATGGCCCCGCACGTGCGCGGCTACCGGGAGCCGCTCGGCGTGCGCTCGATGGCGGAGCTGTACGCGGGCTGGGAGTCCGGCGGGCGGCCGCGGACCGGCGACCTGCGGGACGACCTGCTGCTGTGCGTACGGGAGTTGACGGACGCCGGGCACGACGTGGTCGTCGTCGACCAGACCACGCCGGAGCAGCGCCGGATGGGGCTGAGCACGGTGTGCGCCGTGGTGCCGGGGCTGCTGCCGATCGACTTCGGCTGGTCGCGCCAGCGGGCCCCGTACATGCCGCGGCTGCGGACGGCCGCGATGCGGGCGGGGCTGCGCGACGCCCCGCTGACGGACGCGGAGGTCCGTCTGGTGCCGCACCCGTTCCCCTGA
- a CDS encoding thiazolylpeptide-type bacteriocin: MEKSPLASLADEILELESETFEISDYSDASEVVLAGSTSCSSTSTCSSTTSTTSCSA, translated from the coding sequence ATGGAGAAGTCGCCGCTCGCCTCGCTCGCCGACGAGATCCTGGAGCTGGAGTCGGAGACCTTCGAGATCTCGGACTACTCGGACGCCAGCGAGGTCGTGCTCGCCGGCTCCACGAGCTGCAGCTCCACCTCGACCTGTTCCTCCACCACCAGCACCACCTCCTGCAGCGCCTGA
- a CDS encoding amidohydrolase codes for MTASAPALPGLRPLLRPLTTLYLDLHRHPELSGREERTAARFADWLESAGYATARGIGGHGVAGVLRRGEGPTVVLRAELDALPVRETTGLPYASEGPAAHACGHDLHLAAAAGTASLLAGASDGAWRGTLVVVGQPAEETLEGARAMLADGLYERVGRPDVVLAQHAAPLPAGMVAHGYGPMTAGSVTFRVVVHGRGGHAGAPHLTVDPVVTAAHVVTRLQTVVAREAAPSEQVAVTVGSLRAGERPNVVPDRAELGITVRAAGEAALARAAEAVERIVRAECAASGCPREPEIVREGSSPVTHPDPATTAAVRAAHTARLGAERVAMWPPSLATEDFGLFGDAGRSLHGARGVRLAYWMLGVIGPAAWAAAPGEGAAAKLAGLPANHAPDFAPDVRTALPAGVEALSSAALACLGQLPRGRGHSQSRGKAEGRSGGVPPTMDS; via the coding sequence ATGACCGCATCCGCGCCCGCGCTCCCCGGACTCCGGCCGCTGCTGCGGCCGTTGACGACGCTGTATCTGGACCTGCACCGGCATCCCGAGCTGTCGGGCCGGGAGGAGCGCACGGCCGCCCGGTTCGCGGACTGGCTGGAGTCCGCGGGGTACGCGACGGCGCGCGGGATCGGCGGGCACGGGGTGGCCGGGGTGCTGCGCCGGGGCGAGGGGCCGACGGTGGTGCTGCGCGCCGAGCTGGACGCGCTGCCGGTGCGGGAGACCACGGGGCTGCCGTACGCGAGCGAGGGCCCGGCGGCGCACGCCTGCGGGCACGACCTGCACCTGGCGGCGGCCGCCGGCACCGCCTCGCTGCTCGCGGGGGCCTCCGACGGGGCCTGGCGGGGCACGCTGGTGGTGGTGGGACAGCCGGCGGAGGAGACCCTGGAGGGGGCGCGGGCGATGCTCGCCGACGGGCTGTACGAGCGGGTGGGCCGCCCGGACGTGGTGCTCGCGCAGCACGCCGCCCCGCTGCCCGCCGGGATGGTCGCCCACGGGTACGGGCCGATGACCGCCGGCAGCGTGACCTTCCGGGTCGTGGTGCACGGGCGCGGCGGGCACGCGGGCGCCCCGCACCTGACGGTGGACCCGGTGGTGACGGCGGCGCACGTGGTGACGCGGCTGCAGACGGTGGTGGCCCGGGAGGCCGCGCCGTCGGAGCAAGTGGCGGTGACGGTGGGCTCGCTGCGGGCCGGCGAGCGGCCCAACGTGGTCCCCGACCGGGCGGAGCTGGGCATCACCGTACGGGCGGCCGGGGAGGCGGCGCTCGCCCGGGCGGCGGAGGCGGTCGAGCGGATCGTGCGCGCCGAGTGCGCCGCGTCGGGCTGTCCCCGGGAGCCGGAGATCGTCCGCGAGGGCTCCTCGCCCGTCACGCACCCCGATCCGGCCACCACGGCCGCGGTGCGGGCGGCGCACACGGCGCGGCTGGGGGCGGAGCGGGTGGCGATGTGGCCGCCGTCGCTGGCCACGGAGGACTTCGGGCTGTTCGGCGACGCGGGGCGGTCCCTGCACGGGGCGCGGGGGGTGCGGCTGGCGTACTGGATGCTGGGGGTGATCGGGCCGGCCGCGTGGGCGGCGGCGCCCGGGGAGGGCGCGGCGGCGAAGCTTGCGGGCCTCCCCGCCAACCACGCCCCGGACTTCGCCCCGGACGTCCGCACGGCCCTCCCGGCCGGGGTGGAGGCCCTGTCGTCGGCGGCCCTGGCCTGCCTGGGGCAGCTTCCGCGGGGCCGGGGGCATTCGCAAAGCCGGGGTAAAGCCGAAGGGCGGTCCGGCGGGGTACCGCCCACGATGGACTCATGA
- a CDS encoding DUF6296 family protein, producing the protein MSVRRYELTFPGADGTGLDTVVVERTELSGPGGHPVYADASGIVRAEISDRDEVRMLASGGQQALAHPTAARRLPDS; encoded by the coding sequence ATGAGCGTCCGACGGTACGAGCTGACCTTTCCCGGCGCCGACGGGACGGGCCTGGACACCGTGGTCGTGGAGCGCACGGAGCTGTCCGGCCCGGGCGGCCACCCGGTCTACGCCGACGCCTCCGGCATCGTCCGCGCGGAGATCAGCGACCGGGACGAGGTGCGCATGCTCGCCTCCGGCGGCCAGCAGGCCCTCGCCCACCCCACCGCGGCGCGCCGGCTGCCCGATTCCTGA
- a CDS encoding carbonic anhydrase, whose protein sequence is MDSTGPPRRRALLAGGLAALVGALSACTAAGTPRVAGTAARPEAAAPNATPATPATPDAAFARLMEGNRRWVEGSLQHPDRDPTRRELVAHSQEPFGVVLSCIDSRVAPELVFDTGLGDLYVLRTGGQAVGPVVTGSVEYGPVTGGTPLVFVLGHQRCGAIEAAYKALRDGKDLPGNLRAVQQALKPAYLQVAKEGGTGDPVDRMIRAQIKLTADDLRANADLAPLVRKGSLVVVGGYYSLDTGEVEVLTGAPAGAATPSPAGTGAATPGPSAHPEPSGTPAPRGTVPMGTMPVGTPS, encoded by the coding sequence ATGGACAGCACAGGACCACCGCGCCGCAGGGCGCTGCTCGCGGGCGGCCTCGCCGCCCTGGTGGGCGCGCTCTCGGCGTGCACGGCCGCCGGCACCCCGCGGGTCGCGGGTACGGCGGCACGGCCCGAGGCCGCCGCGCCGAACGCGACGCCGGCCACGCCGGCCACGCCGGACGCGGCCTTCGCCCGGCTGATGGAGGGCAACAGGCGCTGGGTGGAGGGCTCGCTCCAGCACCCCGACCGCGACCCCACGCGGCGTGAGCTGGTCGCGCACAGCCAGGAGCCGTTCGGGGTGGTGCTCTCCTGCATCGACTCCCGGGTGGCGCCCGAGCTGGTGTTCGACACCGGGCTCGGCGACCTGTACGTACTGCGCACCGGCGGTCAGGCGGTCGGCCCGGTGGTGACCGGCTCCGTCGAGTACGGGCCGGTGACCGGCGGCACCCCGCTGGTGTTCGTGCTCGGGCACCAGCGCTGCGGCGCCATCGAGGCCGCGTACAAGGCCCTGCGCGACGGGAAGGACCTGCCGGGCAACCTCCGGGCGGTCCAGCAGGCCCTGAAGCCCGCGTACCTCCAGGTGGCGAAGGAGGGCGGCACCGGCGACCCGGTCGACCGGATGATCCGCGCCCAGATCAAGCTGACCGCCGACGACCTGCGCGCCAACGCGGATCTGGCGCCCCTGGTCAGGAAGGGGTCGCTCGTGGTCGTCGGCGGCTACTACTCCCTCGACACCGGCGAGGTGGAGGTCCTGACGGGCGCCCCCGCCGGCGCGGCGACGCCCAGCCCCGCCGGCACCGGCGCCGCCACCCCGGGGCCGTCCGCGCACCCGGAGCCCTCGGGCACCCCGGCCCCCAGGGGCACCGTGCCGATGGGGACGATGCCGGTGGGCACCCCCTCCTGA
- a CDS encoding MFS transporter — MKGARLSAKTRYMLGMVVDATGAGMYLPLSLLYFHHVTGLPLTQVGTLMTAAAVIGLVSNPAAGVLIDRFGAKAVVTGGYLLRAAGFCTYPLVDNGYTMFAVLLLVALGDISYPPAIQSFIAEFVQGTERDKLLAAQRSLRNAGLGVGGLVAGGVLALGSDAFYYVIVIGTAAGYLLAAACFGSIPIAKSAAPAARTSRKGGYRLVARNRPFLALTLLNVPTAFGYTVLAIGIPAYVTQDLGASTSLVGVLYAVNTVGIALLQIPVTRALVAYRRTRAVALGAAVFASSFLVFAVLAAVGDKTAILIGIFAATALFTAGELMHGATASALCAQAAPEETRGRHLAVYQLSWAVPSALAPAVLTALLTLSPLAMWLVLAAGATVSALGVLRLEPRLPQEAVHPRPRPVPEGRGLPAEPAAA, encoded by the coding sequence ATGAAGGGGGCCCGCCTGTCCGCGAAGACGCGGTACATGCTGGGGATGGTCGTCGACGCCACCGGCGCCGGCATGTACCTGCCCCTGTCGCTGCTCTACTTCCACCACGTGACGGGGCTGCCGCTCACCCAGGTGGGCACCCTGATGACGGCCGCCGCCGTGATCGGCCTGGTCAGCAACCCGGCGGCCGGCGTCCTCATCGACCGGTTCGGGGCCAAGGCCGTCGTCACCGGCGGGTACCTGCTGCGGGCCGCGGGCTTCTGCACGTACCCGCTGGTGGACAACGGCTACACGATGTTCGCCGTGCTCCTGCTGGTCGCGCTGGGCGACATCTCGTACCCGCCCGCGATCCAGTCGTTCATCGCCGAGTTCGTCCAGGGCACGGAGCGGGACAAGCTGCTCGCCGCGCAGCGCAGCCTGCGCAACGCCGGTCTGGGCGTGGGCGGTCTGGTGGCCGGCGGGGTCCTGGCCCTGGGCAGCGACGCGTTCTACTACGTGATCGTGATCGGCACCGCCGCCGGGTACCTGCTGGCGGCCGCCTGCTTCGGCTCGATCCCGATCGCGAAGTCGGCCGCCCCGGCCGCCCGCACCTCCCGCAAGGGCGGCTACCGGCTGGTGGCCCGCAACCGGCCGTTCCTCGCCCTGACCCTGCTCAACGTGCCGACGGCGTTCGGCTACACGGTGCTCGCCATCGGCATCCCCGCCTACGTCACCCAGGACCTGGGCGCGTCCACCTCGCTCGTGGGCGTCCTGTACGCCGTCAACACGGTCGGGATCGCGCTGCTCCAGATCCCGGTCACCCGGGCGCTCGTCGCCTACCGCCGCACGCGAGCGGTGGCCCTGGGCGCGGCCGTGTTCGCCTCGTCGTTCCTGGTGTTCGCCGTGCTCGCCGCGGTGGGCGACAAGACCGCCATCCTGATCGGCATCTTCGCCGCGACGGCCCTGTTCACGGCCGGCGAGCTGATGCACGGGGCGACGGCGTCGGCCCTGTGCGCGCAGGCCGCGCCAGAGGAGACGCGGGGCCGCCACCTCGCCGTGTACCAGCTCTCCTGGGCGGTGCCCAGCGCCCTGGCCCCGGCCGTCCTGACCGCCCTGCTCACCCTGTCGCCGCTGGCGATGTGGCTGGTCCTCGCGGCGGGCGCGACGGTCTCGGCCCTGGGCGTCCTGCGCCTGGAGCCGAGGCTGCCGCAGGAGGCGGTCCACCCGCGGCCGCGTCCGGTGCCGGAGGGCAGGGGCCTGCCCGCCGAGCCCGCGGCGGCCTGA